One window of Phalacrocorax carbo chromosome 1, bPhaCar2.1, whole genome shotgun sequence genomic DNA carries:
- the CCDC169 gene encoding coiled-coil domain-containing protein 169, with the protein MGEGGGSRAAAPDSLGLELGRERRKKQMLEISIFELRNTVTELEKRLSSIEDEGNEWKTRYETQVELNKQLERQINILQEKMELIRGNPADKLSVVRIFDQMSVGALKEVLKQLEEEKKSLQNQLKDYELRLEQEAKAYHKANDERRMYLSEILQTSATLKIVQRQNPDPLTGKGENQILRGRCSVPGNPKMVNPKKGSIKKAVGMKQLPKLKH; encoded by the exons aTGGGGGAAGGCGGCGGCAGCCGGGCGGCAGCCCCCGACagcctggggctggagctggggcgGGAGAGGCGGAAGAA GCAAATGCTTGAAATCTCTATATTTGAACTGAGAAATACAGtaacagaactggaaaaaagacTTAGCAGTATAGAAGATGAAG gTAATGAATGGAAAACTAGATACGAGACACAAGTAGAATTGAACAAACAGCTGGAAAGGCAAATTAATATTCTTCAAGAGAAGATGGAGCTTATTCGTGGCAATCCAGCAG ATAAATTGTCCGTTGTTCGCATCTTTGATCAAATGTCTGTG GGTGCCTTAAAGGAAGTTCTTAAACAACtagaagaagagaagaaaagtctCCAGAATCAGCTGAAAGACTATGAACTTAGACTGGAACAAGAAGCAAAG GCTTACCACAAAGCTAATGATGAGCGACGCATGTACCTCTCAGAGATCTTACAG ACCTCAGCTACACTTAAAATTGTTCAACGGCAAAACCCAGATCCTCTGACAGGCAAGGGAGAAAACCAGATACTGAG agggAGATGCAGTGTTCCAGGAAACCCGAAAATGGTTAATCCCAAAAAAGGATCGATTAAAAAGGCTGTAGGAATGAAGCAGCTTCCAAAACTAAAGCACTGA